ATGGCTTTCGTGATTTGATTGCTTTCCCCTTAGACAACCAAAGGCATAACATGGCTACAGTCAACGACCGACGGCGGCTTACAGCCTTTGCGTCGTTGTGAGGGCCTCCGTCCTCTCTGAATGTGTGGACTTGTAGTACTCGCGGGTCACTCGTTCGCAATCCGTACCACCTTCTAGGGTTTGAGTGTGCATGTGGATGGGGAGAATAGAGCTTGGGCCCGTTTCAATGCAAGCGTGACTTGAATGAAGTATCCTCGTTAGGAGCTCATTCGCACCTCACGCCCTTGAGTGCAAGTCCCCAGGCTAATGCTAGACCAATCAGTTAACGCTAATCGCATCAATGGATTGCCATTGACGAAACAATGATCCAAGAGGACCAAATGCCATTCCGAGTAGAGCACACAGTTTTAAATACGTAAAATATGTATTTGGAAACTTGTAGCAAGGATACATAAGGAAAGTCAAGAGTTAATTAACTTAAATCAAGGTCTCCTTAGCCTTGTTGAACCACTCGCGAGAGATGATCATTCGTTGAATTTGAGCGGTTCCTTCGTAAATCTGGTAAATTTTAGCGTCTCTCATGAGTTTCTCGACGGGATACTCAGTATTAAAGCCGTTTCCGCCGAAAATTTGGACAGCATCTGTGGCGCACTTGTTGGCCACATCTCCCGCCAAGCACTTCGCAATAGAGGCCATGTAAGTGTTGCGGGTACCATTATCGGCCATCCAAGCTGCTTTCATGTAACACAATCGAGCTGATTCAATGCCTGCATAGAAAAATAATGTGGTACTTGTACAGCAACGAGATTGTCAAAATTCTCTGGAAAAACTCACCCATGGCCATATCGGCAAGCATAAATGCTACTGCTTGATGGTTCATGATGGCGGTTCCAAAAGTCTTCCTCTCAGCGGCATACTTCGTGGCTTCGTCCAAGGCTCTTTGAGCGAGGCCAACGGCTCCAGAGGCCACAGGAGGACGCGTATTATCAAATGCACCCATAGCCACCTTGAAACCAGCCCCTTCTCCGATCAACACGTTCTCCTTGGGAACGACCACATCCTCAAACGAGATACCTGAATGAAATCAGAGGAATTGGAAAACGTCCCGGCCGGAGTTCAATGTAGATTTGCTCAACCTCGAGTATCGGAAGCTCTTTGCCCCATGTTGATTTCTTTTCGACCGGGATTCACTCCAGGGGTGTCGGCATCCACAATGAATCCGgtaaaagcttttgaagcggaggCCTTGGGGTCAGGATTGGTTCGGGCCAAGACAAAATAGTAGTTGGCAACACCGCCATTGGTGATCCACATCTTTTGCCCATTAATCACCCAATCGTCTCCCTTCTTTTCGGCTTTGGTCTTGGCACCTGCCACATCGGAGCCCGCACCGGGCTCGGTGACGCAATAGGCGCACATAATAGGCTCCTCAATGAGCCGGGTAAGATATTTCTTCTTCTGTTCCTCATTCCCTGCCAACATGATTGGCATGGAACCTAGGCCATTGGCTTCAAGTGCCGTGCCGATACCAGTGCAGCCGTAGGAGATTTTTTCGGTCACCAAACAGCCATCCAAAGTTCCCAAACCCATAcctgttcattttttaaaggaATTGAATTGGGGTTCACCTTTTACAGAACATATGGACATGGGCGACTGAATATAATTCAGTTGTCTCATGTCAAGAGGTAGCATACCTCCGTATTTTTCAGGGATGTGCAGGTTCATTAGACCAAGCTCGTGAGCTTTCTTGATCACTGGCCAGGGATAAGCTCCGGTCTTGTCGTATTCAGCCGCCACAGGAATCATCTCCTCACGAGCAAATTTCTCTGCCAAATCCAAGATCTCCTTCTGATCTTGGGTGATGTTGAAATTGATGCCTCCAGGAACATCTGCCATTTGAGCCTCAGGCGTTCCtagaattggaaaaaaatatgcatctGACTATTGCCACCATTACTTGTCACCTCCAACTTTTCGTGAGTATTGGGCACAAATGGAAGGGaagctttgttttcttttaagtaAATTCCTATATCAAAGTCACAAAAACAGGCTGTATCTAATCACACGACTAGCTTGTCGTTTACCCGCCATCTTGACCTACTTCAGCACCCACTTTTTTCTCCGGAAGATTTCCCAAGTTCCAAAACTCAGTGTGTGTATACATCAATTTTTTCCCCAACCATCATTCAGTCGTGCAATTCAATTTAATTCGTGTTTCAAATATACGAAGGTTGGTCTTAGCAGGACTCTTATATCTTGGTTTTCGTCGTTTACCTCGAAAAAATATGCGAGGCTTACTAGCCATtcgatttgatttggaaagtTAATAACATAAATGTCAGATCTGCAATCTTTTATGAGTAAAACTTCCCCAGCATTGGCTTGTCCTTACCCCTGGTCCCAGATCCGGAGGTGGAAACGCATCGCGTCCCACATGATTTGAGATTATTGGTCAACGGACCCACATGACGCCAAGAACGACTTAATTGCGACCAGACCATATCTGAACGGAAGATAGCAATGCAATGAATTTCGTGAAGAGACCGGAGTTAATGGACGAGAAGACTTACTTTCGTAACTCTTGCGACGAGCTATAAGCGAATGCACATTGAGATGTAGGGTCTGCAGGGATGCGGCGTGAAAATCCAAAATAGAGTCATTCGTCTGTGTTCAGAGACCACCCGACAAAGAGTGATACTGCACGCTGCTGATGTAATAAGGAATTATAAGAACAATGCTACCTCTAAAGTACAAATAGAATATGTTTTGCTGTTGCAACTACAACAAAAACAGAGTTCAAGGAAGAAtagcaaatttaaaaaaaactcattgtCTATGTGCAAGATAGGATATTTCATCATGAAAATGTATTCTATGTTTACTATTTGTAAGTGTAGGTCATAAGTTGGACGAATAAACGCTCATGAAATGAGTGAGCCACCAAAACAAATAGCTCACAATTGCTTTGGTATTTTTTACAAGGTAAGCTTATCTCACTACAGAGGTACTGGACAGTGGCATTATATTATTACAAGTGTTATGACCAGGGATATGAAAtcattaaaagtcattttcaaccacaaggcagaaaatggtggcagagagaagcagatttttttttcaaagctgaTATTTACAATAGCAGAGGTGCTTTGGATGAGATATCATTAAAAGGtattttcaatcactttgaaCGAAGCAGTGACAGAAATCCCTTGAAAGTTCATTTTGCAATTGCTGGTCATGGCTTATTTCTTTGGATTTATTGAGCACACAAAAGGTGCTGAGATACCCTTTTCATTACTGGATTTTGAGAGAAACTCTGAGAAATCTGCTCTCCTGTAAATAACACGCCAAATCACCATCTGTTACATTAATAGTTTCGGAATTTTTGTTCTCTAATGAAAAGTCTTGGTTTGCCTTTAATTGTATCCGGATTTGACTCTTGCGACAAAGTATTTCAAAAGTATCTTTTCTAATTCCAACCACTCAGCATACTGTTTTAGCCATGAATCCATTAAATGATAAGCTACCCCTGAATTTAAATTGGAAACCAACTGGCGGAGTACTCATGGCAAGCCTGAAGCAGACATTGTCGTATTTCATAAAATACTATCTACATACGCAGCAAGGTGTTCCAAAttacaaattttgcaattgaatCGTGTAATAAAGCATTTGAGAAACCCTTGGCTTAACTGTTGACATCAATCATTTCAACCCACCATTTGATGTTCTTGAGGAATTGACATTTGGGTCACCCAAACCTATGGTCAAAATGCTGACACCACAGATCATGGCTGAATTGTAGTCGTGGGTCTCTACATACCGAAAAATGCCAGATGAACTTTAATTCATAAATTCAAAAAACAGGTTTGTGGTACATATCATTGAAAGAATGCCCATCACTTAACAAAAGTTTGCATCTTTTGCCATTCAAATCTCTCTCAGCTAGCTACATGCACTCCATTATTGCTCTCTCTACACTTTCATAATATTCCTCATGGGCCCAGTTGTGTACGTAAATAGCATGCGCAATCAAGAGTCGTTCTCATTCAGCTTCAGTCTTCCCTCAGAGTGACACTCTTTGCCCACTCACTTGTGCGATTGACTGTTGTATTGGATCATTGATCTCGTGCTTTTAGACTGATCCATTACTTTTGTATTTGGTTAAAAAATGAGTTTGCCCACAGATGCCATTCGTCAGGATGATCGGGGCTTTCAAAAGGCCGAAATGCAGATCATGAACCCAAGGGAGGCCAATTTCCAAGAAACAGGTAAATTCGACGATGAATTGAGTTAAGAAAGTTACTCGtaatgttttgaaacttcTTATTACTTGTTACTTGAGTTTTAGTAAGAAGCTTACGCCAAAGGTACttggtttttcaaaaacctatcatcgttatttgatttttgtttcgtGTTTAATGGTACCTCTCTATATAGAAATGGAAATCAAGTTATATTTTGGGGTTTTTTTTATAAGGAACGATGAAGGCACAAAACAAGAACGTTTATCTACAGGAAAAGctcaaattttcaactttaaGAAAATAACATATTGGGACCTGATGTTTGAAATATGAATAGACTTCCGAGAAATGCTTTGCTTTGTTGTTGTCGAATCAACCGTGTATTCAAACGTTGTTGCAATcaattttgctcaaagttATTCTTAAGAGAGATAAAGGCAGCAAGAAGTGTGTAGTTGATTATGAATTCAAAAGTCTTATGGATCAGGTGTAACcgtattttgttttgttttgtttagtCAATTTGGTGGAGAGAAATCCTTGTCCTAATGGAGTGGCCTTGGTTGATCCGGATCGTGTGGggaagaaaacgcaatttgaTCTCGTTGAACTAGCAGCAGAAATTCAAAAGGTAATTATGGCAAGTCTGTTCTTGAAATGTGAGTAAATATTTCATTGGATAttgggaaattttgaaaaaaaagtcctccaaaaaataataacattTGTGCTTCGATTagaaggatttttttgcttaaatGATCCTTTCCATATTGCAATTTGgatgttttaaaaaagcaaaaacatgcAAGTTGAGTGAAGAGCAAGTTGTGGAAAAGATATCTAAGACACGAAATTAATGAGTACTCAGAAAACAATCATTCACTGGAAGATTCGTTTTAAAAAGAATatattattttgaaataacCTCGAGTGAGATGTATAActaaatttcttttttgtagGCTGATCATTTTACGCGGGCCACAGCTGGTAGTAAGTTATCCGTGATCGCTGAGCAAGTCAGATTTCTTCAAGAGCAAGCTGCCAAAGTATTGGAAGATGCTCAAAGGAACGCAGAGCTCAACCATATTGCCTGTAACTTCAAGAAGATTCCTGGTAAAACCTACTATGTGTACAAGAAACCCGATATCAACGGAAGGAAATACATGAGCATGATTTCACCTGAGGTAAGGcacaaaacactttttaatGTCCGTAAACAATTTCCATGGCAATATTTCTTAGCAATGCGGGATTGACTAGATGAAACAATTAAATAATCGTGCaaatttttaacctttttaatttgaaactttttacaTGTCAATTTGCAGGAATGGGGAGCCAACGTGCCCGAGTTTGTGGCCGCGTACAAATTGGAATATGACATGACCTGGACTCCCTTCGACAAGATAGAACAACGCCAAGACGAGAATTTGGCCATCGACAAGATTCTGAAGGCAGGATCACAGCTTCAACTAACGTTCAGCTAATGCAGGATCCCCCGTGGTGGTTGTGGGTccacttctttttcattctatTCATTGGATCTGAATCTTGAATAACAAAAAACACCTTTGGCTTGTGTTAAAAATTGATCACAGTTTTTATGGGTGTCATAAAACACAGCACATTCGTACATTGACCTTTAACATTGTCGTGGATCACCATGTCACACATCACTTATCAGACTTGAAAACTGAATAGTCTCCAAAGTCGCTGCAAACATGAGTACTCTCTCATTGCCGCAACACGTGCCGTAGTGAGAGAAATACCTTTGAGCCTGGTCGAATTGGGCAAGCAGCTAAATGAAGTTTATTGTTTAAACCACTCAGACATcacattgatgataacagagtTTGGTTGTAGGGGTAAGGGGAGAAAGAATCGCAGATGGGACCCAAAAGGGTGCTAAGAATTTTGATTGGTATCTCCTTGggttaaaaagttattcttaaaCGCCCTCAGTGTCCGAGCATGTCTGTGGGATATTGGCAAAGTGTTCCATAGACGGGCACAACGCACAGAAATGAGTGGTACCGTATTCGAGATTTGaccaatggttccaaaagaggCTTATTTTTTAGTTCCGGTCATCATCCGAATCTGTTTCTTCATGAACGAAGAACGGTGGTGCATCCCCAAGAGGTGAAATCTTTATTCGCATCGAGCACACCTTGAACGTAAAAGTCTCAAGCCAAACAAGTCTCTCCTCTAACGTCTAAAGACAGAGCAAAGATAGCCTTTCTGGATAAGAAATATGCCATAAGTTTTTCACCATCTTGGTGGCTCCTCTTTGCACCTTCTCTATACGAAGAATGTCCCTCTGTTAGGAGGGCTCCATACTTGGGAAGAGAACTCGAGAAGGGGTcgtacataaattttgaacaaagtgaACGTATCAGGGTCCCTCGACAAGAAATGCCTCTTTATCATACCCATAactttgttggcttttgatGTGATTCCAATACAGTGGCTACTAAAGTTGAGCCTTTCGTTGAACGTGACCCCGGTCGACATGACTCGGTTGTCTGGGAAGAGAAATTCCCGTAATCTTGTAGTCAAAAATCGAATCGAGAGCTTTTCGACCAACCCCCCAAACCACGCATTTCGAGACgttaaaatgcatttggtttCGATTCACCCATTCACTAACGTCAttcaaatcggcctgtagaTTTACACGATCCAAGGGACTCTTGATTTGGCGGAAAATTTTCACGTCGTCAGCAAATTTCATTAATTGAGACCCATGTAGAGGTGTCAGGTCGTTGATGAAGATAAAGAATAAGAGAGGGCCAAGGACATTGCCTTGGGGCACACCAGAAGTCACTGCCTTCCATTCCGATGAATGGCCGTTCAACACAACCTTCTGGCACCTGTCTGTGAGCCATGCTCGGATCCATCTTAAAACCTCCCCACAATTCCCGGCCCGTTTTAGTGTTTTGGTTAGAAGGGAGTGATCAACTTTGGCGAAGGCTTTGGCGAAGTCCATAAATACAACATCCACTGGCCACTTGTTTTCAAGCGAATGAGTCAAGAATCATGAAAAAGTGGAGTTCAAATGGGCGAAGCTCATTCAAGATTTGTCTGAACAATCTACTTGTACATACTGTGCAGAGCTGGCATTGATCTTCAAGTGGAGCTTTTTTTATGTGTGTgtgggaggggggggggggggtgcaCTCCAAAGCCATTAATGTTGTTGTAATTAATGTTCAAGACCATACTACAATTGTCAGCAagccaagagtagatttgatcgaggacctctaccagaaaACTGGAAAGCTTCTAAATTATCTACTGAAGTATATGGCCTTTCCTAATAGAAACTAAACTTCAGGCTGGAATAACAAAATTACCATAACTCGTCCCAGTTTTTGAAGAGGGAACAATAATCCCGTTACATCTCAAAATGTATGTTTATACCGACTCCCATAAAAACCAAACATACTCGTTGCTTTTCTTGATCCCCAAACCCAGTTacgttttctttctctcgcaGCATCTGAGGGAATCTCGAAGCTTTAGGGGGGGATTTTTTCCAGGAATTGCCgcttcaatatttttcataatttACTCTTACACTGAATAAGAGATGTCAGGTCGAACAATTTCACTTGACTTTTGGCGAAGTTAGAGGCGTTCGtggctttcattttattaattggtGGGTACTAGAGTCGAGGGGTTGAACTCCCACCCGGCAGCAAAGCTGGCCATCCCATCGTCCATTTTTTCTCATAGACAGTGCTAGTTCAACATTAGGTTGTTTCTCCGTCGCTGGGTGGGGAAAGCGTCTACATGTTTCCTTCAGAAGGCTATGACAAAAAAGGATCCTCTCTCACTATTAGAAACAGTCCTAACTATTATGCAACGTTTGTTCCCACTTTGGAACTGGTTATATTTACAATCCTTCATGGTTTAAACATCCACAATCAAAAAGGGCTAGACTAAAAGAGCGAGGTGGTTAGGTAGCTGGTGGGGAGGAAATATTGCCCTTTGACATTAGCAAGTCGGATCGAATTTCTCAACATTTCACATCTTCCTTAAAATTTACCAAATTGATATCCAAGGTAGAGTTCttgattggataagaagcttcattcaggataggaaggAAGTAGTGAAGGTTGAAGATTTACTTAGGGaaatacatgatgtcaagtcaggtgttccccagggctccatgcTAGAACCTctctttttataatattcgttgccccgcttcaaaagcttagtattactacCAGTctctcctcttatgctgacaatacaaagttagtttcgggtaggaatggccaagattccagaagccttgcaaaggacctagaaagaatctactcttggattactgagagtaatatgtCCCTGAgcgaaatgaaattccgctcaatgaccttcgggtcaactcctttgaatacatccctcgtagataatggaggtaaagatattgaacaggtctcatttatgaaagatttaagtgcagaacaatggaaagttcgatgagcatatccagttgaaggtgggtaaagcttttcaaatgtgtggttggtggatatatcacacatttaagtccagagatagcatcaagAATGTTCACTCTGTTCAACCAAATCTTGAATATggttcacccatttgggctccaatgagttcagcaggtttgcaaaaggtcgaaccaGTACAAAGATGTTTCTCTacaaacatcacaggattgagagagctctcatattgggagagactaaacaaggtgggactgtacagtgttcagagaaggtacgaaaggtatctgatactgtacgtcttcaaaagcatccatgagctttgtcccaacccaggatttagggtcaattctagtgaccatagaggcttaatgcgCATTTTGATAGCACCTTTCAAGCTCTCGtgaatccagactagttcaaacaatgaagtccacttctcttctttctcgggctccttcattgttttttgatttgcttccctttagctctgatattcgtagggacTACGTAGGCCgtattgatccggtagcatctttcaagtcagacttggaccaatttttagatagcattcccgagcattccagatcaaccctatattcaaggactagctcggtctgccaactcaaagtcgttggtagaccaaatatcatataaagattgaaaggaaataaGTAGAAGAATAtactctttcattttcatagtactggggattatgtTACCTGCAGCGgttggaaaagcccgtgaaaaaccaaaccgaaaaagaaaaaaagaacaatcgacttttacagagttagcattgtgatactatctctggatttAAACTTGCGAGATATATCCAACtacacatttgaaaacctttgccaactttcaacttgatGTTTAtggaactttccatcatttttgagCACTAAAACGAAATCTTACACAGATGAGACGTGCTCAATATCCTCAcctccatcatcatcaactttTCATTCGGTTATTGTTTGATATTTGTACAAATTAGTCCTTATCGCACTCCTGAACTTGTTGCTGTCAAAGTGGCTTCTAAAATGTCAGCTAGAAGATGCACTAGATGAAATTGCTGCAATAGTTGCGGGGAATGCTTTAGAGCTgtattttttattgcaaagTGCATTTCGCAACTTTATTCGAGCCTTATGTATGGCGTAGAAAGGTAACTGGCTTGGACGGTATGGAATGAACACACAAGTATGCCGAGTGATTTATCACATATGTCCCAACCTCTCATTATAGACGGTATTTCCCCCAgctgaatttaaaaaaaaacgagatgGAGTATCTAAGATTCCACGAGCCAACATTCTTCGGTTCAATAGTTATCCTTCAATAAAGTTCCGTGTTCCCCATAACCACGACTATTATAATCCGATCATTCCACAGTAGGGGCATTTTTTccgatttttctctttttcttaatTATACTAAAATGGTCTTCAAAATTTCCCATCTTAATGTTTGCCCATGGTGACACAGTCCAAGGAAATTCTTGTTAATTTTTGGAATAGAAAAGAAAACCTTGCAAACCTGGTGCTGCTTTCGAGGTGGTTCATTCTCTTGATCTGCAACAACAACTATTCATGTACAATTGATTAACAGTGTGCACTGGATCTATTTCAACCCTTGCTTGTCGGTGGGTGTAAATAGGGGTAAGATCAAATGTAGTAATTACAACGGAATTCATTTATGGAAATTGTCACTCAGTATAGCATATGAAATTGTATCATTTTGATATGACCATCCAGCCTCTTGGATGTGTTATGTGATGATGATTATAGACATATGGTAA
This genomic interval from Tigriopus californicus strain San Diego chromosome 6, Tcal_SD_v2.1, whole genome shotgun sequence contains the following:
- the LOC131882629 gene encoding medium-chain specific acyl-CoA dehydrogenase, mitochondrial-like translates to MVWSQLSRSWRHVGPLTNNLKSCGTRCVSTSGSGTRGTPEAQMADVPGGINFNITQDQKEILDLAEKFAREEMIPVAAEYDKTGAYPWPVIKKAHELGLMNLHIPEKYGGMGLGTLDGCLVTEKISYGCTGIGTALEANGLGSMPIMLAGNEEQKKKYLTRLIEEPIMCAYCVTEPGAGSDVAGAKTKAEKKGDDWVINGQKMWITNGGVANYYFVLARTNPDPKASASKAFTGFIVDADTPGVNPGRKEINMGQRASDTRGISFEDVVVPKENVLIGEGAGFKVAMGAFDNTRPPVASGAVGLAQRALDEATKYAAERKTFGTAIMNHQAVAFMLADMAMGIESARLCYMKAAWMADNGTRNTYMASIAKCLAGDVANKCATDAVQIFGGNGFNTEYPVEKLMRDAKIYQIYEGTAQIQRMIISREWFNKAKETLI
- the LOC131882633 gene encoding uncharacterized protein C1orf50 homolog, which encodes MSLPTDAIRQDDRGFQKAEMQIMNPREANFQETVNLVERNPCPNGVALVDPDRVGKKTQFDLVELAAEIQKADHFTRATAGSKLSVIAEQVRFLQEQAAKVLEDAQRNAELNHIACNFKKIPGKTYYVYKKPDINGRKYMSMISPEEWGANVPEFVAAYKLEYDMTWTPFDKIEQRQDENLAIDKILKAGSQLQLTFS